In one Fodinicola acaciae genomic region, the following are encoded:
- a CDS encoding LLM class F420-dependent oxidoreductase, giving the protein MHPLRFGLKLSQGATIDTLKSVWRIADESGFDHCWNMDHFASLGQDDKLDIFEAWTALAGMAALTSRVRIGCSVTGNTYRHPGVLAKMAVTVDHLCGGRLEFGIGSAWAENEHTMLGLPFGTARDRADWFEESLKIITSLWTQPLTTFEGQHYELENAIAEPKPVQKPHPPIWIGGSGRKRTLRLAAEYAAVWNAAGGEPEQVAEAAAVLDQHCEDIGRDPADIRRSVQIRFDSAEQVLRAVEAFAKINVTELLLIVNRDPVRQAEELAALLPRLRTLG; this is encoded by the coding sequence ATGCATCCTCTTCGATTCGGCCTCAAGCTGAGCCAGGGCGCCACCATCGACACGCTCAAGTCCGTCTGGCGGATCGCCGACGAGTCCGGCTTCGACCACTGCTGGAACATGGACCACTTCGCCAGCCTCGGCCAGGACGACAAGCTGGACATCTTCGAGGCGTGGACCGCGCTCGCCGGCATGGCCGCGCTGACCAGCCGCGTACGCATCGGCTGCTCGGTCACCGGCAACACCTACCGGCATCCGGGCGTACTCGCCAAGATGGCGGTCACCGTCGACCACCTCTGCGGTGGGCGGCTGGAGTTTGGCATCGGCTCGGCGTGGGCCGAAAACGAGCACACCATGCTGGGGCTGCCGTTTGGCACCGCGCGCGACCGGGCCGACTGGTTCGAGGAGTCGCTGAAGATCATCACGTCGCTGTGGACACAGCCCCTGACGACCTTCGAAGGCCAGCACTACGAGCTGGAGAACGCGATCGCCGAGCCAAAGCCGGTGCAGAAACCGCATCCGCCGATCTGGATCGGCGGCAGCGGCCGCAAACGTACGCTCCGGCTGGCCGCCGAATACGCGGCCGTGTGGAACGCCGCCGGCGGCGAGCCGGAGCAGGTCGCCGAGGCGGCGGCGGTGCTGGACCAGCACTGCGAGGACATCGGACGCGACCCGGCCGACATCCGGCGGTCCGTACAGATCCGCTTCGACTCCGCCGAGCAGGTGCTGCGTGCGGTCGAGGCGTTCGCCAAGATCAACGTCACCGAGCTGCTGTTGATCGTCAACCGCGACCCGGTGCGCCAGGCCGAGGAGCTGGCCGCCCTGCTCCCCCGCCTCCGCACCCTCGGCTAG
- a CDS encoding LuxR C-terminal-related transcriptional regulator: MRVVLAEDLYLLRDGLTHLLSAHGFDIAAAVASGPELQRALADEHPDVAIVDVRLPPTFTDEGLQAALHARRERPGLPVLVLSQHVEQLYARELLADGSGAIGYLLKDRVFNADQFIDAVRRVAAGGTAMDPEVIAKLLASNSRDEPLAALTPREREVLSLMAEGCSNAAIAARLYVSEGAVGKHSANIFAKLGIGPSDDTNRRVLAVLAYLNGR; this comes from the coding sequence GCGTGTTGTTCTCGCCGAGGACCTCTACCTCCTCCGAGACGGCCTGACGCATCTGCTGTCGGCACACGGCTTCGACATCGCGGCGGCGGTCGCGAGCGGGCCGGAGCTGCAGCGTGCGCTGGCCGACGAGCATCCCGACGTGGCGATCGTCGACGTACGCCTGCCGCCGACCTTCACCGACGAAGGCCTGCAGGCCGCGCTGCACGCACGCCGGGAGAGGCCGGGCCTGCCCGTACTGGTGTTGTCGCAGCACGTGGAGCAGTTGTACGCGCGCGAGCTGCTGGCCGACGGGTCCGGCGCGATCGGCTATCTGCTCAAGGACCGCGTGTTCAACGCCGACCAGTTCATCGACGCCGTACGCCGGGTGGCCGCCGGTGGCACCGCGATGGACCCCGAGGTGATCGCCAAGCTGCTGGCCAGCAACTCCCGCGACGAGCCGCTGGCCGCGCTGACGCCACGCGAGCGCGAGGTGCTGTCGCTGATGGCCGAAGGCTGCTCCAACGCGGCGATCGCGGCGCGGCTGTACGTCAGCGAGGGCGCCGTCGGCAAGCACTCGGCCAACATCTTCGCCAAGCTCGGCATCGGCCCGTCCGACGACACCAACCGCCGCGTCCTCGCCGTCCTCGCCTACCTCAACGGTCGCTAG